A genomic window from Serinus canaria isolate serCan28SL12 chromosome 4A, serCan2020, whole genome shotgun sequence includes:
- the LOC127059602 gene encoding uncharacterized protein LOC127059602: MIYCIVTGTSLFSCSLAFALALILLLLLFYALSSCLLRYYPLILSLLSGLLRAAAGSSQQGPVPTPFAINRKFHDLASEISRLRPSRPCNPQSRLHPSNIYSSLFPAGLCHAQGGWAHFKELFCPALHGTCSRCGEPRAGTDTHPSVELWVCREQLGSLVSVLQFHCLPCTFPSCSHWAWPRVDPEAKYLQVFLPVLSLLKSSNSNPSDIPNNSGGTPHTSSFLSLSLLPSLAASLPLLRINISKAPLELLISKTTQKVPFWNKGFGGTTVMWKKRQKVVFNLGGIECKKIRVVQKVISAQKSCSCTNPKD, translated from the coding sequence atgatttattgtattgtaacggGAACTTCGCTCTTCTCttgttctcttgcttttgctcttgctctcatactcttgctcttacttttctatgctcttagctcttgccttttacgttattaccctctcatcctctctcttctctcgggcctgctccgagctgcagctggcagctcccagcagggccctgtacccacgccctttgcaataaaccgcaAGTTCCAcgacctggcttcagagatctctcgtctccgtCCGTCCCGACCGTGCAACCCCCAGTCTCGCCTACACCCATCAAACATTTACAGCTCCTTGTTTCCTGCAGGTCTGTGCCACGCTCAGGGTGGATGGGCACACTTTAAAGAGCTGTTTTGTCCAGCTCTGCATGGCACGTGCTCAAGGtgtggggagcccagagctggcacagacacacaccccagtgtggagctgtgggtgtgcagggagcagctggggagcttGGTGAGTGTTCTCCAATtccactgcctgccctgcactttcccctcctgctctcactGGGCCTGGCCAAGGGTAGACCCCGAGGCAAAATACCTGCAggttttcctgcctgtgctttCCCTCCTGAAATCCAGTAACTCCAATCCTTCTGACATCCCAAATAATTCAGGAGGAACGCCTCACACCAgttccttcctttctctttccttacTCCCCTCCCTTGCAGCTTCATTGCCTTTATTAAGGATAAACATTAGTAAAGCTCCACTGGAACTCTTGATTtcaaaaaccacacaaaaagtTCCCTTTTGGAACAAAGGCTTTGGGGGAACCACTGTGATGtggaaaaagagacaaaaagtAGTTTTTAATTTGGgggggatagaatgtaagaaaataaggGTGGTGCAGAAGGTAATCTCAGCCCAGAAGAGTTGCAGCTGCACTAATCCCAAAGATTAG